The genomic segment CACACGATCCTCGCTTTGCTGCTGGGCGTGACGTGCGCCGCGGCGTACGACGAGAAAGACCCAGTGAAGGAGAAACTGTTCGCGGCCAAAGTTGCTTACGACAAAGAGATGTCCGCGTTCCGCAAAGCGGCCGACGAGTGGCTCGACAAGCGTGAGGAGGCGGCACGTAAAGCGGGCGATAAGAAGGCGCTTGGCACGGTGAAGGCGGATCGCAAGGCGTTCGAGGAGGATGGGGCCCTTCCGAAGACCGCGCCAGTGGCTATTCAACAGATATCGGTGACGGCGCGGAAGACGTTGGAGACTGCCTATTCGCAGGCGGTCAAGGATTACATCAAAGCGAAGAAGGACGAAGAGGCAACGGCAGTCGAGAAGGACTTCGCCACGTTCAAAACCGACGCGGCGAAGCGCGATCAAGCCGCCCGGGCCAGGGAGTTGCTGATTGGCAAGTGGGCTTGGGGAGACAACACAATGACTCTCTTTCAGAACGGCACGGTGTTGGAGTCCAACCCGAAGGGCGGCCTGGTGTCGAAGGGCAAGTGGAAAGTTGAGACGGACGGCCTGCTCGTCGAGTTGGAGAACGGGTACTCCTGCCGGGGTGTGTTGCGTGAGAACGGGAAACTCGTTGCGACCTGCACTGCACCAACGGGTGCCCAGCATATAGTCGAGGCGACGAAAAAGAAGGAAAAATGAAGGTGGGAACTGGTGCCGAGCGGCCTCTTGCGACAGATGGGGATTCGGAGCAAAAACGGACCCAGACGCAGTCGAACAGGTATTTTTTGGTTGCTGGTTGGTGCGAGGTGCGGCGGTGTTGGGGTGCAGGTTTTGAAGTACGCCGTACCCCGCGCTTCACCGGACCGCGGCCCATGTGTTGTATGGTGACCGATCGTGGCGTGCGCGGCCGGTGAGCTATTTCGTTCGGCGGCGGAGGGCTTCGGAGTGAGGAAGTTGTCGAGGACCGCCCGCCGGTACTGGCAGCCGCTGTTCTACCTCGCGTTCGTCAACTTCGCCGTCTTCTGGGTCGTCGCCGCCAAGATCGGCGGGGACGCGGTCAGCGGCCGGGCCGGGGACGGGCGGTATTTCCTCAGCGACCACGGGGTCCGCACCGAGGTCAGCCGGTCGGTGTACAACTACAGTCTGGTCCACACCGTCAGCGTGTGGGCCACCCACGGGCTGGCGGTCGGTGGAGGACTGCTGCTGTATGCCCTCGGCCGTCTGTACGAGTCGCAGTCAGCCTCCGGAACCGGAGGCGACTAAGGCACGCCGACCACACGCCGCACCGGTCCGCTGCACATCGGTTGTTTCCCGAGCGTGCCGCGGAGTGCGGGGCCGGTGAGTTTGTACGTTCGGCGAGCGGAGGCGACTGGATGCCGCACGACCTACCGTTACTGCTGATCTGTGCCGTCCCGTCTGCGCTCGTTGGCCTCGGAATCGGGGTGGCACTCCGCCGCTACCGTCCTCGGCTGTGCGAGCGGTACGCGGCGTGGTCCTCCGCCCTCCCGTGGTGGTTCTTCCTCGCCGGGGCGGCATTCTTTGTCTCGTTCGCCGGCTGGCAGGTGGTCCGCGGTCGGTTGTTGTTCGCCGCGGTGTTCGCCACAGGCGCGGCGTTGGATCTGGTGGCAACAGGTGTGGCCGTCGGCCGGCGCATGTCATCCGGGGGTGGGACCAAGACCGCCGAACCGGGCGCTGCTCCGGATCGCTGCACATAGCTTGTTGGGTGACCGGATCGCGGCGTGCGCGGCCGGTGAGCTATTTCGTACGGCCGCGGTGGGCTTCAGGGGACCATTCATGTCAGATCAACCTGCGCCAGAAACGGCCCTGCTCCGCGCGGCCTATGCGGCCTTCAACGCGCGCGACGTTGATGCCGCCCTCGCCACGATGAGCCCGAGCGTAACTTGGCCCAAGGCGTTCAAGGGCGGCTTCGTCCGGGGACACGAGGAGGTCCGCGCCTACTGGACCGAGCAGTGGGCGGAGATCGACCCGCACGTCGAGCCGGTTTCCTTTCACCCCGAGGGCGCCGGGCGCGTTCTGGTCGGTGTGCATCAGGTCGTGCGCAGCCTGACCGGGGCCGTTCTGGGCGATGGGCACGTCGGTCACCGTTTCACCATTGAAGACGGGCTGATCCGGGCCATGGAGGTTTGCCCGTTCCCGTAGCTGGGGCCCGGCGCTGAGCGAAACGC from the Frigoriglobus tundricola genome contains:
- a CDS encoding nuclear transport factor 2 family protein; this encodes MSDQPAPETALLRAAYAAFNARDVDAALATMSPSVTWPKAFKGGFVRGHEEVRAYWTEQWAEIDPHVEPVSFHPEGAGRVLVGVHQVVRSLTGAVLGDGHVGHRFTIEDGLIRAMEVCPFP